In Malus sylvestris chromosome 15, drMalSylv7.2, whole genome shotgun sequence, a single genomic region encodes these proteins:
- the LOC126601436 gene encoding transcription factor MYB93-like, producing the protein MGRSPCCDESGLKKGPWTPEEDQKLMKYIQKNGHGSWRALPKLAGLNRCGKSCRLRWTNYLRPDIKRGKFSQEEEQTILNLHSILGNKWSAIASHLPGRTDNEIKNFWNTHLKKKLIQMGFDPMTHRPRTDIFSSLPHLLALVNLKELLDHGSSHQSSWDEQALRLQAEAAQMARLQYLQCLLQPNNNSFGAATPNNLNDFTDMETINLLNSLCSSQLDIQNPTAQYPVGSFQPVVQDNSVPFSHLPDLQAYPTPPSKDMVDDQVPDQFTAVLSQDESSPNNPWNIPSSSNTTPSPTSVAPPVTVTETSVSNNMGDACSTSSYGGVATSAWSDLLFEDPFFNEIA; encoded by the exons ATGGGAAGATCTCCTTGTTGTGATGAGAGTGGCCTTAAGAAAGGCCCTTGGACTCCTGAAGAAGATCAAAAACTTATGAAATACATTCAGAAAAATGGCCATGGAAGCTGGAGAGCCCTTCCAAAACTTGCAG GGTTGAACAGATGCGGCAAGAGTTGCAGGTTAAGATGGACAAACTATCTTAGGCCGGATATAAAGAGAGGGAAGTTTTctcaagaagaagaacaaaCAATTCTTAATCTCCATTCCATCCTCGGCAACAA ATGGTCAGCAATTGCAAGCCACCTACCCGGTCGGACGgacaatgaaataaaaaatttctggaACACCCATTTGAAGAAAAAGCTAATTCAGATGGGTTTTGATCCGATGACTCACCGGCCCCGGACTGATATCTTCTCCAGCTTGCCTCATCTTCTAGCTCTTGTCAATTTGAAAGAGCTTCTAGACCATGGAAGCAGTCACCAATCCAGTTGGGATGAACAAGCTTTGAGATTACAAGCAGAAGCTGCTCAAATGGCTAGGCTTCAATACCTACAATGTCTCCTCCAAcctaataacaattcctttgGAGCTGCTACCCCAAACAACCTAAATGACTTTACTGACATGGAGACCATTAATCTTTTGAATTCACTCTGTTCATCTCAGCTGGATATTCAAAACCCTACTGCACAATACCCTGTTGGTAGTTTTCAACCAGTAGTCCAAGATAATTCAGTCCCTTTCTCTCATTTGCCTGACTTACAAGCCTATCCAACACCACCAAGCAAGGACATGGTTGATGATCAAGTTCCAGATCAATTTACTGCAGTTTTGAGCCAAGATGAAAGCTCTCCAAATAATCCATGGAATATTCCTTCATCTTCAAATACCACTCCATCTCCTACTTCGGTGGCTCCTCCCGTGACAGTGACAGAGACTTCAGTAAGCAACAACATGGGTGATGCTTGCAGCACTTCAAGCTATGGAGGAGTGGCTACTTCAGCGTGGTCTGACCTTCTTTTTGAGGACCCTTTTTTCAATGAGATTGCTTAA